The following are encoded in a window of Roseimaritima ulvae genomic DNA:
- a CDS encoding alpha/beta hydrolase family protein: MSGHPSGRNHWKQLLASIAVGLSFGSVCQGQESRPLMANILERYDSDGDGRLSASERREMRNQFRNRGGDQQIATQPPAELRSLYAAAAGPHAVQSVTSLELTEPARKQPLLLRATYPQSTGRFPVIVFSHGAFGSKDAYDPLARHWASHGYVVLQPTHGDSISLMAPTIKVSVFRSKNPFEVVDINKHWRTRAEEIDLIVRSFDKLESQHAALRGKLDADRIAVGGHSYGGQTTQLVGGLHLGVDLKVPNVQALLMLSPPGPNEQAREAMYRRLTAPTLVVTGSRDNSPRTGKGYQWRFKTYDLLPAQPKYLLFIEDAEHNLGGISGVTGRIAGGGEEPNHLTYVRSATTAFWDAHLKSETAARAFLASDQISETSKQQAKLTRAEN, encoded by the coding sequence ATGAGTGGGCATCCGAGTGGTCGTAATCATTGGAAACAGCTATTGGCATCGATCGCCGTTGGGCTATCGTTTGGCTCCGTCTGCCAGGGCCAGGAAAGCCGTCCGCTGATGGCCAATATCCTGGAACGCTACGACAGCGACGGCGACGGACGACTATCAGCCAGCGAACGACGCGAGATGCGGAACCAATTTCGAAATCGAGGTGGCGATCAGCAAATCGCGACCCAGCCCCCCGCCGAACTGCGGTCGCTGTACGCCGCCGCGGCCGGTCCGCATGCCGTGCAATCGGTCACCAGCCTGGAGCTGACCGAGCCAGCTCGCAAACAACCGCTGCTGCTCCGCGCCACCTACCCGCAGTCCACCGGCCGGTTTCCGGTGATCGTGTTTTCGCACGGTGCATTCGGTTCCAAAGACGCCTACGATCCGTTGGCTCGCCATTGGGCCAGCCACGGGTACGTTGTGCTGCAGCCCACTCACGGTGATTCGATATCGCTGATGGCCCCGACTATCAAAGTAAGTGTTTTTCGGTCGAAAAATCCGTTCGAGGTTGTCGATATCAATAAACATTGGCGAACGCGAGCCGAAGAAATCGACTTGATCGTGCGTTCGTTCGACAAGCTGGAATCACAACATGCGGCGCTGCGGGGCAAGCTGGACGCGGACCGCATCGCCGTCGGAGGCCATTCTTATGGAGGCCAAACGACGCAGTTGGTCGGCGGCCTACATCTGGGTGTCGACCTGAAGGTCCCCAACGTTCAAGCTCTACTGATGCTCAGCCCCCCAGGACCAAACGAGCAGGCCCGGGAAGCGATGTACCGTCGCCTGACCGCTCCCACGTTGGTCGTCACCGGCAGCCGAGACAATTCGCCACGCACCGGCAAAGGCTACCAGTGGCGATTTAAAACCTACGACCTGCTACCCGCCCAACCCAAATACCTGCTGTTCATCGAAGACGCTGAACACAACCTGGGCGGCATCTCCGGCGTCACGGGACGGATCGCCGGCGGAGGCGAGGAGCCCAACCATTTGACCTATGTACGGAGCGCTACGACCGCCTTCTGGGATGCGCACCTAAAATCCGAAACCGCCGCCCGAGCGTTTTTAGCTTCGGACCAAATCAGCGAAACCAGCAAACAGCAAGCCAAGTTAACCCGAGCAGAAAACTAA
- a CDS encoding Gfo/Idh/MocA family protein, producing MPPSSQPNRRDFLSTTASAAAAVAVPMIVSSQALGAGEHVAPSEKITLGVIGMGPRCTYDMKSILRMNDVQCVAIADVQQSRRNAGKKLVDGHYGNDDCQLYGDFRELLARQDIDAVIIATGDRWHAAASILAAQAGKDVYSEKPCGITIKDCQNISETFAKTKRIFQAGTQRRSVPNFQEVVRLAQSGRLGELQELHATVYMPTLKNDWLPAEPTPSKDVCDWNLWLGPTPWRPYNKTYVSGGWRGQYDFDSGARLLDWGAHTMDLCQWANSADDTLPVEYEPNDQNILCRYENGVQMVVDFLEDPFGDRGPRWITRLGTCPVRFVGSESSVETGDEGEIVASAKTLQQELSQTKRVRGLDVSAHARNFIDCVKSRQQTICNPTVMRRSHIACHAAALSWILQRKLTIDPATETFVNDDEANRLRSRAQRQWA from the coding sequence ATGCCTCCTTCCAGCCAGCCCAATCGCCGTGACTTTCTATCCACCACCGCCTCCGCAGCGGCAGCCGTAGCGGTTCCCATGATCGTGTCCTCCCAAGCGTTGGGCGCCGGCGAGCATGTCGCTCCTTCGGAAAAAATCACCCTGGGCGTGATCGGCATGGGCCCGCGTTGCACGTACGACATGAAGTCGATCCTGCGAATGAACGATGTGCAGTGCGTGGCGATCGCCGATGTCCAGCAGTCACGGCGAAACGCCGGCAAGAAACTGGTCGACGGGCATTACGGCAACGACGACTGCCAACTGTACGGCGACTTTCGCGAACTGTTGGCTCGCCAAGATATCGACGCCGTGATCATCGCCACCGGCGACCGCTGGCATGCCGCCGCATCGATCCTGGCGGCTCAGGCCGGCAAAGATGTGTACAGTGAAAAACCATGCGGGATCACGATCAAAGATTGCCAGAACATTTCCGAAACGTTCGCTAAAACAAAACGCATTTTCCAAGCCGGTACGCAACGCCGCAGCGTTCCCAATTTTCAGGAAGTCGTGCGTTTGGCCCAGTCCGGCAGGCTAGGCGAACTGCAAGAGCTGCACGCGACGGTCTATATGCCGACGCTGAAAAACGATTGGCTGCCTGCCGAACCAACGCCCAGCAAAGACGTCTGTGATTGGAACCTCTGGTTGGGGCCAACGCCCTGGCGTCCCTACAACAAGACCTATGTCAGCGGCGGCTGGCGCGGGCAATACGATTTCGATAGCGGGGCGCGGCTGTTGGACTGGGGTGCTCACACCATGGACCTCTGCCAATGGGCTAATTCGGCCGACGACACGCTGCCGGTCGAATACGAACCCAACGACCAGAATATCCTCTGCCGATACGAAAACGGCGTTCAGATGGTGGTCGATTTTCTCGAAGACCCCTTCGGCGATCGTGGGCCGCGGTGGATCACTCGCCTGGGCACCTGTCCGGTGCGGTTTGTCGGCAGTGAAAGTTCCGTCGAAACGGGTGACGAGGGCGAAATCGTCGCCAGCGCCAAGACGCTGCAACAGGAATTGTCTCAGACCAAACGCGTCCGCGGACTGGATGTTTCCGCGCACGCTCGCAACTTCATCGATTGCGTCAAAAGCCGTCAGCAAACCATTTGCAATCCCACCGTCATGCGGCGTTCGCACATCGCTTGCCATGCCGCGGCCCTGTCCTGGATCCTGCAACGCAAACTGACGATCGACCCGGCTACCGAAACCTTTGTCAATGACGACGAAGCCAACCGGCTGCGCAGCCGAGCCCAACGCCAGTGGGCCTAG
- a CDS encoding sulfatase family protein: MNTIVNCLAAACGAVLWGLAADSVQAADPPNVLIIMADDCTFNDLPLYGGQNAKTPNIDQLAAEGLTFEHAYLSEAMCQPCRSELFTGQFPMRNGCAWNHSASRPDTISMPQRLQPAGYRVGLAGKVHVKPKSVFPFQTVEGFDPNCVRNPTRTCNLQSAAKFIAADKPFALVVALVEPHVPWVMGDASQYPPSKIKLPPNIADTKLTREAFSRYLAEITYMDDQVGQLLQMLEQSGKANDTLVLFTSEQGAQFPGCKWTNWDTGLHTALVARWPGKVAAGKRTQAIVQYADVLPTLLELADVESDPRSEVPVMDGISFLPVLLGQQDSSRRYAYGVHNNLPEGPAYPIRTISDGAYRYIRNLSPDEIYIERHLMGVQGDGKLNNPYWHSWIGQASVDARTYALARRYMRRPAEQLYHTADDPYEMHNRIDDLALADKRAELSAALDRWLKQQGDPGQPQDSIESLQAARRGQHRFVPPSEQ, from the coding sequence ATGAACACGATCGTGAATTGTTTGGCCGCCGCTTGCGGTGCGGTTTTGTGGGGACTTGCCGCCGACTCGGTCCAGGCGGCAGATCCGCCCAACGTGTTGATCATCATGGCGGATGATTGCACGTTTAATGATCTGCCGCTGTACGGTGGGCAAAACGCCAAGACGCCTAACATCGACCAATTGGCCGCCGAGGGCTTGACCTTCGAGCACGCTTATCTGAGCGAAGCGATGTGCCAGCCCTGCCGCTCGGAGCTGTTCACCGGACAATTTCCAATGCGCAACGGCTGTGCGTGGAACCATTCCGCCAGCCGTCCGGATACGATCAGCATGCCGCAGCGATTGCAGCCAGCGGGCTATCGAGTGGGATTGGCGGGGAAGGTGCACGTCAAACCAAAGTCCGTGTTTCCTTTTCAGACGGTGGAAGGATTTGATCCCAATTGTGTCCGCAATCCGACGCGTACCTGTAACCTGCAATCGGCAGCCAAATTTATCGCGGCCGATAAACCGTTCGCCCTGGTGGTTGCTCTGGTGGAGCCGCACGTGCCTTGGGTGATGGGCGATGCGTCGCAGTACCCACCGTCGAAAATCAAGCTGCCTCCAAACATTGCCGACACGAAGCTGACTCGTGAAGCCTTCTCACGCTACTTGGCCGAGATCACCTACATGGATGATCAAGTCGGACAGCTGCTGCAGATGTTGGAACAGTCGGGCAAGGCAAACGATACGTTGGTGTTATTTACATCCGAACAAGGGGCTCAGTTCCCGGGTTGCAAATGGACAAATTGGGATACCGGATTGCATACCGCGTTGGTGGCACGTTGGCCGGGGAAAGTAGCGGCAGGCAAGAGGACGCAGGCGATTGTGCAATACGCCGATGTGTTGCCGACGTTGTTGGAGTTGGCCGACGTGGAGAGTGATCCACGTAGCGAAGTGCCGGTGATGGACGGCATCAGTTTTTTACCCGTGTTGCTCGGCCAGCAGGACAGTTCCCGGCGCTACGCGTACGGGGTGCACAACAATCTTCCCGAAGGTCCTGCCTATCCGATCCGTACGATCAGCGATGGGGCTTACCGCTACATCCGCAACTTGTCGCCCGATGAGATCTATATCGAGCGGCATCTGATGGGCGTTCAAGGCGATGGCAAATTAAACAATCCGTATTGGCATTCCTGGATCGGTCAAGCCAGTGTCGATGCTCGGACCTACGCGTTGGCGCGGCGCTATATGCGTCGTCCGGCCGAACAGCTGTACCATACCGCCGACGATCCGTACGAAATGCACAATCGCATCGACGATCTCGCCTTGGCCGACAAACGCGCGGAGCTCAGCGCCGCCCTGGATCGGTGGTTGAAGCAGCAAGGCGACCCGGGCCAGCCGCAAGACAGCATCGAGTCGCTGCAAGCCGCTCGCCGCGGCCAGCATCGTTTCGTGCCGCCAAGCGAACAGTAA
- a CDS encoding DUF7133 domain-containing protein: MCVEFPSFRVRLSVAICLVCSLFAAVSPVSDAQEPTLPAGNDEVARVMREFKGRGDLGDGSDPATPTETLERLKVPADVQVELVTAEPTITQPLHISFDFKGRMWVVQYRQYPFPAGLKVVRYDQHLRAVFDRVPAAPPNHVEGADRVTMFEDTNGDGQYDSHRDVITGLNIATSAAVTPQGIWVMNPPYLLFYEDADHDAVVDGPPAVHLSGFGLEDTHSVANNIRMGPDGWLYGANGSTTTAAVRAPLSADPQAVTAFRGQCIWRYHPSQHEFEIFAEGGGNTFGLEIDDVGLTFSGTNAGSTRGMFYPQGSYGEKSWGKHGPLTNPYAFGFFRHMRFQGDTRRFTQSLAIYQDNALPQRYRDQIIAINPLQRCVISSTLDDDTSTFRTTDFEQTIDTDDRWFRPVNIAVGPDGAVYIADWYDTRLTHVDPRDTWHKSSGRVYRLRAADPDEAASTDTLLPSRTRFDLFSLEPNQLLELLSHPSRTLRFSCLDVLAAASDTSLDPQLAAIVKDETDQRRLNALWVLSRRGALNDALLLDLLAASEPDPNLRRWAIRLIGDRRTATSDQATALAALAENEADVRVRSQLASSAKRLPTAVAMPVIEAMLRRDADAADLHLPLLVWWALEAHCGRDAEAITELFADASLWETKLVQDVMLSRLMRRFAAAGTDADYRVCAELMKAAPNVDSKQRLMRGFEEAFTGRKVDALPAELRDELAVFREQMPESDLPLRLRQGDAEAITAALQQIANPGVSVQQRVKLIETLGETKAAAAPAALQKRVSQDPSVAVKRAALQALSRFEDPSIGRTIASSYHRAMDASSNLREIAIRTLGSRPAWAAMLMEEIAAARIAPERVPVDVVMQMRSMDDPQLNEMLERFWGTLRATPAEKQAKIAEVKQLIASAERIEMQHGQALFKQHCGKCHTLFGEGGRVGPDLTGYERTNVDFLTHAIVDPSAAIREEFTNYRMLTTDGQVLTGLLENQTPQTYTLRTAEGQAVQIARDAVEDLNASPVSLMPDNLLTPLSPQDIRDLFAYLTRRSG, translated from the coding sequence ATGTGTGTAGAATTTCCCAGCTTTCGTGTCCGTCTGAGCGTGGCGATTTGCTTGGTTTGTTCCCTGTTCGCCGCGGTCAGCCCGGTGAGCGATGCTCAGGAGCCCACCCTGCCAGCGGGCAATGACGAAGTGGCTCGCGTGATGCGCGAATTCAAGGGCCGCGGAGACCTGGGCGACGGCTCGGATCCGGCAACCCCGACGGAGACCCTGGAGCGGTTGAAGGTGCCGGCCGATGTGCAGGTGGAATTGGTCACCGCCGAGCCCACGATCACGCAACCGCTGCACATCAGTTTCGACTTTAAGGGCCGCATGTGGGTGGTGCAGTATCGCCAGTACCCCTTCCCCGCCGGGTTGAAGGTGGTTCGCTATGACCAGCATCTACGAGCCGTGTTTGACCGTGTTCCCGCCGCGCCGCCGAATCACGTCGAAGGCGCCGACCGGGTCACGATGTTTGAAGATACCAACGGCGACGGTCAATACGATTCGCACCGCGATGTGATCACGGGGCTGAATATCGCCACCAGTGCCGCGGTTACTCCTCAGGGCATCTGGGTGATGAACCCTCCCTATTTGCTGTTCTACGAGGATGCCGATCATGACGCGGTGGTCGACGGACCGCCGGCCGTGCATCTGTCTGGATTTGGTTTGGAAGACACGCACTCGGTGGCCAACAATATTCGCATGGGACCCGATGGTTGGTTGTACGGGGCCAATGGCAGCACCACAACCGCGGCGGTGCGGGCACCGTTGTCGGCGGACCCCCAAGCCGTGACGGCGTTTCGCGGCCAATGCATTTGGCGCTACCATCCCAGCCAACACGAATTCGAAATCTTCGCCGAGGGCGGTGGCAACACGTTTGGTTTGGAAATCGATGATGTGGGGCTGACCTTTTCGGGCACCAACGCCGGCAGCACGCGCGGGATGTTTTATCCCCAAGGCAGCTATGGCGAAAAGAGCTGGGGCAAGCACGGACCATTAACCAACCCCTACGCGTTTGGTTTTTTCCGGCACATGCGTTTCCAAGGGGACACGCGACGGTTCACGCAGTCGTTGGCGATCTATCAGGACAACGCCCTGCCCCAGCGTTACCGTGACCAAATCATTGCCATCAATCCGCTGCAACGATGTGTTATCAGCAGCACATTGGATGACGACACGTCGACGTTTCGCACCACGGATTTTGAGCAAACGATCGACACGGACGATCGCTGGTTCCGGCCGGTGAATATCGCCGTGGGGCCCGACGGAGCGGTCTACATTGCCGATTGGTACGACACTCGACTGACCCACGTCGATCCCCGTGACACCTGGCACAAATCCAGCGGACGAGTGTACCGGCTGCGGGCGGCCGACCCCGACGAGGCCGCTTCCACCGACACGTTGCTGCCATCGCGGACACGGTTCGACCTGTTCTCGCTGGAACCCAACCAACTGCTGGAGCTGCTGTCACACCCTTCTCGCACGCTTCGGTTTTCCTGTCTTGATGTGTTGGCGGCAGCCAGCGACACGTCGCTTGACCCACAGTTGGCGGCGATCGTCAAAGACGAGACGGACCAGCGGCGATTGAACGCGCTGTGGGTTCTCAGTCGTCGCGGCGCGTTGAACGACGCCCTGCTGTTGGATTTGTTGGCGGCCAGCGAACCCGATCCCAACCTGCGGCGCTGGGCGATTCGGTTGATCGGCGATCGGCGTACGGCCACCTCGGATCAGGCCACCGCGCTGGCGGCCCTGGCCGAGAACGAAGCCGACGTTCGCGTGCGCTCGCAGTTGGCATCGTCGGCCAAACGCTTGCCGACCGCGGTTGCGATGCCGGTGATCGAGGCCATGCTGCGGCGGGATGCGGACGCCGCGGATTTACATCTGCCGCTGTTGGTCTGGTGGGCGCTGGAGGCGCATTGCGGTCGCGACGCGGAAGCGATCACCGAGTTGTTCGCTGACGCGTCGCTCTGGGAAACCAAGTTGGTGCAGGACGTGATGTTGTCGCGGTTGATGCGTCGGTTTGCCGCCGCCGGTACCGACGCAGACTATCGCGTGTGTGCGGAACTGATGAAAGCCGCTCCGAATGTGGACAGCAAACAACGCTTGATGCGAGGATTTGAAGAAGCCTTTACGGGCCGCAAGGTGGATGCTCTGCCGGCAGAATTGCGCGATGAGTTGGCGGTGTTTCGCGAACAAATGCCGGAATCGGATTTGCCGCTGCGACTGCGACAGGGCGACGCCGAAGCGATCACTGCGGCGTTACAACAGATTGCCAACCCGGGAGTTTCCGTGCAGCAACGCGTGAAGCTGATCGAGACGCTGGGCGAAACCAAAGCGGCTGCCGCTCCGGCCGCGCTGCAGAAACGTGTGTCGCAAGATCCTTCGGTGGCCGTGAAGCGAGCGGCGCTACAGGCGCTGTCGCGGTTCGAGGATCCCAGCATCGGTCGCACGATCGCGTCGTCGTATCACCGTGCGATGGATGCCAGCAGCAACCTGCGAGAGATCGCGATTCGCACGCTGGGCAGTCGTCCGGCTTGGGCGGCCATGCTGATGGAAGAGATCGCCGCGGCGCGGATCGCCCCCGAACGCGTGCCCGTCGACGTGGTTATGCAGATGCGTTCGATGGACGATCCGCAGCTGAACGAAATGCTGGAACGATTTTGGGGCACGCTGCGAGCGACGCCGGCGGAGAAGCAAGCCAAGATCGCCGAGGTCAAGCAGTTGATTGCCAGCGCCGAGCGAATTGAAATGCAGCACGGGCAGGCGTTGTTCAAACAGCACTGCGGCAAATGTCATACCCTGTTTGGCGAAGGCGGGCGGGTGGGCCCCGATCTGACGGGGTACGAACGCACCAATGTGGACTTCTTAACCCATGCTATCGTCGATCCCTCGGCGGCGATTCGCGAAGAATTTACAAACTACCGGATGCTGACGACCGACGGCCAAGTGCTGACCGGGTTGTTGGAGAATCAGACGCCGCAAACCTACACCTTGCGGACGGCGGAGGGCCAAGCGGTCCAGATCGCCCGCGACGCGGTGGAAGATCTGAACGCCTCGCCGGTGTCCTTGATGCCCGACAACCTGTTGACCCCATTGTCGCCGCAGGATATTCGTGATCTGTTTGCATACTTGACTCGCCGCAGCGGCTGA
- a CDS encoding MFS transporter translates to MPADEAPDLSRPTTWQPLQSPMFRMFWLASLASNLGTWIHEVGASWLMTDLVDSAVMVSAVRTSMSLPILFLALPAGVLADRMDRRHLLIMTQLLMLSVAATMAALSWAERVHPMGLLGLTMLMGIGMVLHMPTWQASTPELVPRRMLPQAVAMGSISFNLARSVGPAVGGILVGSFGAWSAFAVNACSFAGVLVVLITWKRTRLEHSNGKSFVESMTEGMRFVRDDRTMRHVLLRVLMFVLPASAMWSQLPLIARYQLLWGSRGFGLLIGGLGLGAVLGAFLIDRVRRRLGSDQLLTVTMLVFAVLLACLAASTSKILSFLIIVPLGGCWMTVLTTLNATAQMTLPQPLRARGMACYLMSLALGMAAGSMIWGQIAQLASPATSVIVAAGVLPVMALVGKSWSVGTSLTEDS, encoded by the coding sequence GTGCCGGCGGACGAGGCCCCCGATCTATCGCGTCCGACCACCTGGCAACCGCTGCAGTCGCCGATGTTTCGGATGTTTTGGTTGGCCTCGCTAGCATCCAATTTGGGTACTTGGATCCATGAAGTCGGCGCCAGTTGGCTGATGACGGACTTGGTGGATTCGGCCGTGATGGTGTCGGCGGTGCGGACGTCGATGTCGTTGCCGATTTTGTTTCTGGCGTTGCCGGCGGGCGTGTTGGCCGATCGTATGGATCGCCGGCATCTGCTGATCATGACGCAGTTGTTGATGTTGTCGGTGGCCGCCACGATGGCCGCGCTCAGCTGGGCCGAACGAGTGCATCCGATGGGTCTGCTGGGGCTGACCATGTTGATGGGCATCGGGATGGTGTTGCACATGCCGACCTGGCAGGCTTCGACGCCCGAGCTGGTGCCGCGACGGATGTTGCCGCAAGCGGTCGCGATGGGCAGTATCAGTTTCAACCTGGCACGATCCGTCGGGCCGGCCGTGGGCGGAATCCTGGTCGGATCGTTTGGCGCCTGGTCGGCGTTTGCCGTCAACGCCTGCTCGTTTGCCGGCGTCTTGGTGGTGCTGATTACGTGGAAACGCACGCGGTTGGAGCACTCCAATGGCAAGTCCTTTGTCGAATCGATGACCGAGGGCATGCGGTTCGTCCGCGATGACCGCACGATGCGACACGTGTTGTTACGTGTATTGATGTTTGTCTTGCCAGCCAGTGCGATGTGGTCGCAATTGCCGTTGATCGCTCGTTACCAATTGCTGTGGGGCTCGCGTGGTTTTGGGCTGTTGATCGGCGGTTTGGGATTGGGCGCCGTGCTGGGAGCGTTTTTGATCGACCGCGTGCGTCGCCGTTTAGGCAGCGATCAATTATTGACCGTCACGATGCTGGTGTTTGCCGTGTTACTGGCTTGCTTGGCGGCATCGACATCGAAGATCCTGTCGTTCCTGATCATTGTGCCGCTGGGCGGTTGTTGGATGACCGTGCTGACCACCTTAAACGCCACCGCGCAGATGACGCTGCCGCAGCCGCTGCGAGCTCGCGGCATGGCCTGTTATCTGATGAGTTTGGCCTTGGGGATGGCCGCCGGATCGATGATCTGGGGCCAGATCGCTCAACTGGCGTCCCCGGCGACAAGCGTGATCGTCGCCGCCGGGGTGTTGCCGGTGATGGCGCTGGTGGGCAAATCGTGGTCGGTGGGCACGTCGCTGACGGAGGATAGTTAG
- a CDS encoding IS4 family transposase, whose translation MVAPTNESDPDSPFCRAKTLLADLIGLPQLQAAFEGQEPSHAKRVYTQAPTLWLLVMQRLGGGLTLEQVVKDLINNHSDILPENRRVTEGKLSENNSAYNKARQNLPIEVIEEFSHRVCDHLARRAEPAFLDQRVFILDGTTITLPPTQELKKAFPPAMNKHGESVWPVACLMVAHEMQTGCALVPQVDPMYGSKNSSEPKQAEKIIDRLPENSIVLADSGFGIFSVAFHCQLRAKPFVFRLTKQRYKAYIKKATLIEETEGCRTYHLIWKPTAKERKKHPALPADAAVEAFIHQVDLENEQTLELVTNVETDGVSVGELYRRRYDIEFDIRDLKVTMDSENIRAKSVDTVKKELLGSVIAYNLVTQFRKQAAKLINVKPRRLSFSGVWTTFRYDLLYKDFNTLEEWNLAYQGALVSASGRKLPNRKEPRSYPRLAHARRQKTTKFQKSLRKSNTKDPTPPPD comes from the coding sequence ATGGTAGCACCAACAAACGAATCCGATCCTGATTCTCCGTTCTGTCGTGCAAAGACTTTGCTTGCCGATTTGATTGGCTTACCTCAGCTTCAAGCTGCCTTTGAAGGACAGGAACCTTCTCACGCCAAAAGGGTCTACACGCAGGCACCCACGCTCTGGTTGCTGGTGATGCAGCGACTAGGAGGTGGACTGACGCTTGAGCAAGTTGTCAAAGACCTCATCAATAACCACAGTGACATTCTGCCCGAGAATCGACGAGTCACCGAAGGCAAGCTGTCTGAAAATAACTCCGCTTACAACAAGGCTCGGCAGAATCTGCCAATTGAAGTGATCGAGGAATTCTCACATCGAGTATGCGATCACCTGGCTCGTCGGGCGGAACCAGCTTTCCTAGACCAGCGCGTCTTCATCCTCGATGGAACGACCATCACGCTGCCGCCAACACAGGAACTAAAAAAGGCTTTCCCGCCCGCAATGAACAAGCACGGCGAGTCGGTATGGCCAGTGGCTTGTTTGATGGTTGCTCACGAAATGCAGACCGGCTGCGCGTTGGTTCCCCAGGTCGATCCGATGTACGGCTCCAAAAACTCCAGCGAACCGAAACAAGCTGAGAAGATCATTGACCGACTTCCCGAGAACTCGATCGTGTTGGCGGATAGCGGTTTCGGCATCTTTTCAGTCGCTTTCCATTGCCAGTTGCGAGCAAAGCCGTTCGTCTTCAGGTTGACCAAACAGCGTTACAAAGCGTACATCAAGAAGGCCACTCTGATCGAAGAAACGGAAGGTTGCCGAACCTATCACCTGATCTGGAAACCGACCGCTAAAGAACGAAAGAAACATCCTGCGCTTCCGGCCGACGCAGCCGTCGAGGCATTCATTCATCAAGTCGATTTGGAGAATGAGCAAACGCTTGAATTGGTTACCAATGTTGAGACTGATGGGGTATCGGTCGGGGAGTTGTATCGGCGGCGGTATGATATTGAATTCGATATCCGAGACCTGAAGGTCACGATGGACTCCGAGAACATTCGTGCCAAGAGCGTCGACACGGTCAAGAAAGAGTTGCTGGGATCAGTGATCGCTTACAACCTAGTGACTCAGTTTCGCAAACAAGCGGCTAAACTGATCAATGTCAAACCTCGTCGCCTCAGCTTCAGCGGCGTGTGGACGACATTTCGTTACGACCTTCTGTACAAAGACTTCAACACGCTGGAAGAGTGGAACCTTGCCTACCAAGGAGCACTGGTGAGCGCATCAGGCCGCAAGCTGCCTAATCGCAAAGAGCCACGGAGCTACCCCCGCCTTGCCCATGCGCGCCGCCAAAAGACAACCAAATTTCAAAAATCGCTTCGGAAATCCAATACCAAAGACCCAACTCCCCCACCCGATTAA